GTTTGAGAAAAAGAAAGTAGTATCGGGTATCCCATTCGCAACTGTACGTCCAAATAACATCTCGGTGGCAGAAATCAGCGGAACGATTGAGATTGTGCATTTTTATCCTGAGATAAAAGACTTACGGACAATTGTTAAGGAAGTAATACGTAAAACAACAGGCGGTGTAGACCTATCGGAAGCGAAAGTTGTCATCTCTGGCGGGCGAGGGGTTAAATCGTCTGAAGGTTTTAAGCTGCTTCAGGAATTGGCTGAGGTCCTAGGTGGGACGGTAGGTGCTTCCCGTGGTGCATGTGATGCTGAATACTGCGATTATTCACTGCAAATCGGACAGACGGGAAAGGTTGTCACCCCTGATTTGTACATTGCCTGTGGAATTTCAGGTGCCATTCAGCATTTAGCCGGGATGTCTAACTCAAAAGTTATCGTGGCGATTAACAAAGATCCGGAAGCCCCAATCTTTCAAATAGCCGACTACGGTATTGTGGGTGATTTGTTTGAGGTGGTTCCTTTACTAGCGGAAGAGTTCAAAAAAGTACTAGTAAACTCTTAAATAAAATTACAATTGGAAAGGAACTTGTACATGTTTAAAAAGGTTCTTATTGCTAATCGAGGAGAAATTGCTGTTCGTGTAATTAGGGCTTGCAAGGAAATGGGCATATCCACGGTTGCGGTTTATTCTGAAACAGACCGAGAAGCCCTGCATGTGCAATTGGCGGACGAAGCATATTGTATAGGACCCTCGGCATCTTCGAAAAGCTATTTGAAAATTGCGAATATAATTAGCGTTGCTCAATTTACGAATGCGGATGCAATCCACCCTGGTTATGGTTT
This Neobacillus sp. YX16 DNA region includes the following protein-coding sequences:
- a CDS encoding electron transfer flavoprotein subunit alpha/FixB family protein — its product is MRKVLVVTEAKAGNLRGVSLEALSAAQRIAEGGEIIAVAFGSDAVHYANVLGKHGANKVYIIGSQELDVYTTDAYSQSLRQVINEVEPEAILMPHTSIGKDLAPRIAARLGLGLISDVIDVQVEDDDVIFTRPVFSGKAFEKKKVVSGIPFATVRPNNISVAEISGTIEIVHFYPEIKDLRTIVKEVIRKTTGGVDLSEAKVVISGGRGVKSSEGFKLLQELAEVLGGTVGASRGACDAEYCDYSLQIGQTGKVVTPDLYIACGISGAIQHLAGMSNSKVIVAINKDPEAPIFQIADYGIVGDLFEVVPLLAEEFKKVLVNS